TATGTCGAAGGAACGGGAGTTCTCAACGTCCGCCAATGGTTTTCTCTTTATAGGCACCGTAGCGTCGTCTTCCACATCGTCAAGGCAGCCAAGTAATCGCATGATTGTTGCTACAGTTTGCTCGGGGACTTGGATACCCCACCGTCCACCTGGGGACAGGATTTTGGGAGCGGGAGCTGAGGCTAACATCGTCTACAGATCCGTTCTGGTAGACTGCAGGTCGGAAGGAATATCATGACTAAGCCTGTTGCGTCCACGTTGGTCAAGACTCCGCCAAGTCTTGCCTTGCTTCGATCTCATAGACAAGACATCATGGAGCTTGCGACACATCATGGAGTCTCGAATATCCGTGTATATGGCTCCGTTGCCAGAGGTGATGCTACCAGTGATAGCGACATTGATCTCTTGGTGGACTTTACCGCTAAAACTAGCGGGCTTGAGGTCGTCGCGTTCGCCCAAGAGCTTGAGGATCTCCTGGGCTACCAAGTGGACATTGGAACCAAGATACACCGTGTGATACGTGACCAGGTTGAGCGCGAAGCCGTGTCCCTATGACACAACACAGTGACTTACTATATTTGACGCACATCGACGAGGCTGCGAAAGGGATCGAAGACACCGTTATCAAGCAGGGAAGATCGTCGCTCAATGATGCACTTATACGTGATGCCACGATGTACCGTTTACAGACGCTTACGGAGTCGAGCCAACGACTTTCTGCTGCGTTCAGAGAGGAACACGCTGATATCCCCTGGAGACAATTGGCAGGATTTCGTAATCAGCTCGCTCGCGGATACTAAGACGTTGATCTAGACATCGTATGGAGCGTTATTGAACATGATCTTCCTGTGTTGGTGGAGCGCGTGCGGGTAGCGCTCACGCTACCCAAGGAGCAAGCGGTAACCGAAGCTGATGGTCCAGCCCTCAAACGACAGTCCCACTCTGGTAATCGTTTTCAGGTGGATTGACCCGCAACAGCGAACCTCTCCGCCGCTATCAATGATGGCATCTTCAAGACCAGGCAAGTACTCTGACGGGTTCCGCGTTCTATGAGGTGGGCGAATGGACCAAGTGTTCGGATTCGCCAAGGGGGTCTTATGAGGAAACAACATGGTGCAAGGTTGGTGTTGATTGCTCTGTGTTCGGGTATGGCGCTCGCTGCATGCGGTTCGACGGATGGAGCGAGGTCCCATGCATCGACGCCCTCTCAAGACCAGCGATCTCGTGAGCAGGTGCGATCGACCAACGCCTCCCAGGTGTTTGTTCAAATTGGTGCAACCGTGCTTCTGTCGAACGATCGCGCTGGTCTCGCGAGCGTTGGCATTACGCACTGGTACCAGGGGGTCACGAGTACAGGGGCGCCTGTGATACATGGCGATGCTCGGGACGCGATTGTGGCCAAAGTTTGCGCCGGACCGACAGGGTTGGTCGGCACACTTCGTCCTTCATGGTTTGGGGTGCGGTTCTTGCGCCAGCGGCTTTCAACGAAACTGTCGGCCGTGATTGACGGTTCTTCGGTCCCG
The Ferrimicrobium sp. DNA segment above includes these coding regions:
- a CDS encoding nucleotidyltransferase family protein, whose protein sequence is MTKPVASTLVKTPPSLALLRSHRQDIMELATHHGVSNIRVYGSVARGDATSDSDIDLLVDFTAKTSGLEVVAFAQELEDLLGYQVDIGTKIHRVIRDQVEREAVSL
- a CDS encoding HepT-like ribonuclease domain-containing protein, with amino-acid sequence MTQHSDLLYLTHIDEAAKGIEDTVIKQGRSSLNDALIRDATMYRLQTLTESSQRLSAAFREEHADIPWRQLAGFRNQLARGY